The following nucleotide sequence is from Lacinutrix sp. Hel_I_90.
TCCCTGCATGGTCTGTTTTAATTGATGGTGAAGTCCTTTATAAAAGTAAGACTCTAGTTTCTATGGCCATGACTTCCAGTATTAATACTGGTGGCGCACATAGCAACCTCGTTTTTGAGTTTTATAATTTTGATCTGAAAACCGGAAAACAACTCACTACAAAAAATTTAATTAACGACGTTGAAGCCTTTACTGCTTTAGCTAAAAAATACTATGATAAAGAATTACTCTCTGCAGAAGAAAGTCGGGTTTCAGCCTTTAAAACTAAGGCATTTGAAATTCCTGAAAATATAGGATTTAGCGATGACGGTGTCATTTTAGTTTATGATACTTTTAATCCTGTAAGTAACAAGGTGATTGAATTTACCATTCCTTATATTATAGCAGAACCCTATTTAAACTTTTAAAACACGTAATAGCGCTAAAATATAACCCGCATGCATGCCTTCGTGAACCAGTGCAAATTGAATCGCTTCATTAACATTGGTTAACGTATTTCCTGTTGTTGATAAGGTATATTCATGAAAGGTACTAAAGGTTTTGGAGCCAAAATCGGCTTTGGTATGCTCTATAGTAGTGAATGCTAATGCGTTTAATTCATCGACATCTGCTTGTGTCGCCAAACCATCTGGTTTCGTTCCTTTTTTATATTTTTCAATAAGCGCTTCGCTTACATTAGGTTTCAATCCAGACAGTTTATACACTAGAATCTGTTCAGTAACAATACAATGTCCAATATTCCAAAGCACGTTATTATTAAATCCATTAGGAATGGCATTAAGTTGGGCCAACGACAATTGTTCCAAATAGGCCTTAAAAAAGCCTCGAGTTTTAGCAAAAACATCAAAAGTAAAATCCATAATTCATTTTTTTTATAAATATAATAGAATCTAATACAAATGAATTTACTTTGCAGTATTAAATGTTTTAGATATTTCTGTTCACGCGGAAATGCAAAAGAAATTTGAATGAACAAAGTATACTATCTTAAATCGTGCAGTACCTGTATTCGTATTCTAAAAGAACTAGATTTACCTGAAAACACAGTGCTTCAGAACATCAAAACAGAGGCTATTACTGAAGCTCAAATAGATGAAATGAAAGACCTAGCGGGAAGCTACGAAGCACTTTTCAGCAAAAGAGCAACACTGTATAAGCAGCGCGATTTAAAAAACAAAAAGCTTACGGAAACAGCGTATAGAAGCCTCATCTTAGAACACTACACTTTTTTAAGTCGTCCCGTTTTTATTTTAAATAACGCCATCTTTATTGGTAATTCTAAAAGCAATGTTGAAGCTGTAAAAATAGCTTTAAATGAAAACTAGATCTTGGGCTTTAATTGCTGCTTTTGCTGTACAACTACTGTATGGCTTAAACTACACTTTTGTAAAAGTGATACTAGCCGGTGGACATATGCGCTCTAACGGGCTCGTGCTATTGCGAATAATAGGTGCAGCCTCACTATTCTGGCTTTTTAAAAGCATTGGCCCCAAAGAAAAAATTGATAAAAAAGACTACAAAACTTTCTTTTTTGGCGCTGTCTTTGGTGTTGCAGTAAACATGCTACTCTTTATAAAAGGATTAGAATATACCACTCCTATTCATGCCTCTGTAATCATGATTACCGTTCCAATAATTGTTTTAGTCCTGTCTTCTTTTTTTTTAAAAGAGCGCATTACAATACTTAAAGTATTAGGTGTCGTTTTGGGCTTTTCAGGCGCTCTGGTTTTAAGTATTTATGGTCGCGGGAATCTCGTTGGCGAAAATATTTCGTTAGGTAATTTGTTTATTTTTATAAATGCGGTGTCTTACAGTATTTATATCATCATTATTAAAAAGCTAACCGATAAATACCATCCTTTCACTTTTATACGTTGGCTATTTTTATTTGGCTTTGTTATGGTTCTACCTTTTGGATTCAATGATTTAATAGCAACCCCACTAGAAACCTTTACCCCTTATATTTACTTTTCTGTTTTTTTTGTAGTTATCGGCGCCACTTTTGGCACCTATGTTTTGAACCCTTTATCGCTTCTCTATTTAAAAGCCTCCACT
It contains:
- a CDS encoding DinB family protein gives rise to the protein MDFTFDVFAKTRGFFKAYLEQLSLAQLNAIPNGFNNNVLWNIGHCIVTEQILVYKLSGLKPNVSEALIEKYKKGTKPDGLATQADVDELNALAFTTIEHTKADFGSKTFSTFHEYTLSTTGNTLTNVNEAIQFALVHEGMHAGYILALLRVLKV
- a CDS encoding arsenate reductase family protein — translated: MNKVYYLKSCSTCIRILKELDLPENTVLQNIKTEAITEAQIDEMKDLAGSYEALFSKRATLYKQRDLKNKKLTETAYRSLILEHYTFLSRPVFILNNAIFIGNSKSNVEAVKIALNEN
- a CDS encoding DMT family transporter, encoding MKTRSWALIAAFAVQLLYGLNYTFVKVILAGGHMRSNGLVLLRIIGAASLFWLFKSIGPKEKIDKKDYKTFFFGAVFGVAVNMLLFIKGLEYTTPIHASVIMITVPIIVLVLSSFFLKERITILKVLGVVLGFSGALVLSIYGRGNLVGENISLGNLFIFINAVSYSIYIIIIKKLTDKYHPFTFIRWLFLFGFVMVLPFGFNDLIATPLETFTPYIYFSVFFVVIGATFGTYVLNPLSLLYLKASTVSTFIYLQPVIAGIFAIIMGSDGITAVKLIASTLIFTGVYLVTKKPKTLIDDKLQV
- a CDS encoding PdaC/SigV domain-containing protein, whose amino-acid sequence is MFNTRPFKFLKTFCFILLLTILFSCEKEAALSFTEIQILAEGETTIEINIPKAEGQSEAAKQINSTLNRFVNSVLNIGNFYPLKVDTKKSIAGFNKAYTDFKTQLGKTLYTELPAWSVLIDGEVLYKSKTLVSMAMTSSINTGGAHSNLVFEFYNFDLKTGKQLTTKNLINDVEAFTALAKKYYDKELLSAEESRVSAFKTKAFEIPENIGFSDDGVILVYDTFNPVSNKVIEFTIPYIIAEPYLNF